A portion of the Bactrocera neohumeralis isolate Rockhampton chromosome 2, APGP_CSIRO_Bneo_wtdbg2-racon-allhic-juicebox.fasta_v2, whole genome shotgun sequence genome contains these proteins:
- the LOC126760327 gene encoding methenyltetrahydrofolate synthase domain-containing protein, which yields MENQNNTAVADAANAAENGSNATPEVSSTTNVPAEPTKRSLRVQTWKKIQDNKCGVGFNAIFNRIPGFVDSDKAAKLLSETEEFKKAQNIKVNIDRALHSVKLETLLAGKNLYLPGTRDSKAIYLKVDVPADATDDQKKEILNVQDVQQHRTEITLENKVKLDMVVIGSVVVSRDGYRIGRGNGFADQDIGLLTEIGSITPDTVIATMVHDLQVVDSLPKELFQKYDTPVDLIVTPTEVIHVSKRLPRPTGIFWELLSERRLKIVPVLQVLKESQEKDGKVIALKEVDTDIEQNPNARSRRRGPVRRRFGRRNQRRAISQTDTEQQGQNAVSNAAGRNPRRARRFPNRRRRPTKSEGDQSGVEGKSQERKGAGGDRKQQQQQRQQRVRKNRLARDFCIKLSNITRDVRVKDLKSELRKRECNPLYISWKGQFGKCYLHFGNRNGTPSTEDEIEKVLKSLNDLSLTVTTGGGAGAGNASGAEGDAAQPQQTKTVAVNVELLKFDEKKAEGGSGATENGDVAAGGDAGAARIESVDTTTV from the exons ATGGAAAACCAAAACAATACCGCTGTTGCAGACGCAGCTAACGCTGCGGAAAATGGTTCAAACGCTACTCCGGAAGTGTCTTCTACAA ctAATGTACCCGCTGAGCCAACTAAACGATCACTACGTGTTCAAACCTGGAAGAAAATTCAGGATAACAAGTGCGGCGTCGGTTTCAATGCTATTTTCAATCGCATACCTGGTTTTGTAGACAGCGACAAAGCCGCCAAACTTCTATCAGAAACCGAAGAGTTCAAAAAAGCtc AAAACATCAAGGTTAATATCGATCGCGCTTTGCATTCGGTTAAATTGGAAACTCTGCTTGCTGGAAAAAACTTGTATTTACCAGGAACGCGTGACTCCAAAgctatatatttaaaagttgATGTGCCTGCTGACGCCACAGATGACCAGAAAAAGGAAATTCTAAATGTACAAGATGTTCAGCAACATCGCACAGAAATAA CTTTAGAAAACAAAGTTAAGTTGGATATGGTAGTCATTGGTTCGGTGGTAGTATCACGAGATGGTTACCGCATCGGACGCGGTAACGGTTTCGCCGATCAGGATATTGGCTTGCTTACCGAAATTGGTTCAATTACGCCTGACACAGTAATCGCTACAATGGTACATGACCTGCAG GTTGTTGATAGCCTGCCAAAAGAGCTATTTCAAAAATACGATACTCCTGTTGATTTGATTGTAACACCCACAGAGGTTATACATGTCAGCAAACGGTTGCCACGACCAACTGGCATATTTTGGGAATTGCTTTCGGAACGCCGTCTTAAGATTGTACCTGTTCTCCAGGTGCTTAAGGAAAGCCAAGAGAAGGACGGTAAAGTAATTGCGCTGAAAGAAGTGGATACCGACATTGAACAAAATCCAAATGCACGCAGTCGTCGCCGTGGACCGGTTCGTCGGCGTTTCGGACGTCGCAACCAACGTCGCGCTATATCTCAAACCGATACCGAACAACAAGGT caaaaTGCCGTCTCAAATGCTGCTGGGCGTAATCCTCGCAGAGCCCGCCGTTTCCCCAACCGAAGACGGCGTCCAACAAAG tCCGAAGGCGATCAATCAGGTGTTGAAGGCAAAAGCCAGGAACGCAAGGGAGCCGGCGGTGATCgcaaacagcaacagcaacaacggcagCAGCGTGTGCGTAAGAATCGACTTGCCCGCGATTTCTGCATTAAACTTTCGAATATTACGCGAGATGTGCGCGTAAAGGATTTGAAGTCCGAGTTACGTAAGCGCGAATGTAACCCACTCTATATCTCATGGAAAG GTCAATTTGGCAAGTGCTACTTGCATTTTGGCAATCGCAATGGCACACCGAGCACTGAGGACGAAATTGAAAAGGTGCTCAAGTCGTTGAATGACTTGTCATTGACAGTGACTACCGGTGGAGGTGCTGGTGCTGGTAATGCCAGTGGCGCTGAAGGAGACGCTGCGCAACCACAACAGACAAAAACCGTCGCAGTCAATGTGGAGTTGCTCAAGTTTGATGAGAAGAAAGCTGAAGGTGGTAGCGGTGCTACTGAAAATGGTGACGTTGCTGCAGGCGGTGATGCTGGCGCTGCTCGCATCGAGTCCGTCGATACCACCACCGTATAG
- the LOC126760336 gene encoding serine/threonine-protein kinase 32A encodes MGANSSSRSDASLLSDEDVNFDHFQILRAIGKGSFGKVCIVQKRDSGILYAMKYVSRSACESRGALGGVIKEVELLASLEHPFLVNLWFSFQDEEDLFMVCDLLTGGDLRYHLQNRVEFSEKSVALLVCELGSALEYLQKQRVVHRDIKPDNILLDGAGHAHLTDFNIATRLQKDGLACSMSGTKPYMAPEVFMCALEEIAGYSFPVDWWSLGVVAYEMRANVRPFIVHSHTGLAEVKNILTAPVHYPRYWSHNFIDLLTKLLCVHPGARISSQQEIQQTPLLRHTDFKSILEKTTKPPFKPPEDHLNCDPCLELEEMIVETRPLHKKKKRLAKQRSAQRDSDPETILIKEFIVYNRYKELKRKAMEKKENDWQRELEHAMANSIVTSLAPIQEKPTTMHFSGDGDNDEIVGVTTTATNGNVTASHALAAKPNSYVPITTTINALSSHTLSTPNTSTTILSGATALPPLCTKCQHHSPIMGITTPPQTKIQLSSNIKDGEIIEFIDRTPSPSTSNAITLRTPVMTRKADATANANVV; translated from the exons ATGGGAGCGAATTCGTCGAGCAGATCGGATGCAAGTCTTCTCAGCGATGAAGATG TCAATTTTGACCATTTTCAAATATTGCGGGCGATTGGTAAAGGGAGCTTTGGCAAG GTGTGCATCGTACAGAAACGTGATAGTGGCATACTCTATGCCATGAAATATGTCAGTCGGTCGGCGTGCGAGTCGCGTGGTGCCCTGGGTGGTGTTATCAAAGAAGTGGAATTGCTTGCCTCGCTAGAACACCCATTTCTGGTGAATCTGTGGTTTTCATTTCAAG ATGAGGAGGATTTATTTATGGTGTGTGATTTGCTGACTGGCGGTGATTTAAGGTATCATCTACAGAATCGG gtGGAATTCAGCGAAAAAAGTGTTGCCTTATTAGTGTGTGAGTTGGGAAGTGCTTTAGAATACTTGCAGAAGCAAAGAGTGGTGCATAG GGATATCAAGCCAGATAACATTCTTTTGGATGGTGCTG GACACGCACATTTGACTGATTTTAATATAGCTACAAGACTGCAAAAGGACGGACTTGCATGCAGCATGTCTGGAACCAAACCGTATATGGCGCCAGAGGTATTCATGTGTGCATTAGAGGAAATAG cGGGTTACAGTTTTCCGGTCGACTGGTGGTCTCTCGGTGTAGTTGCATATGAGATGCGTGCCAATGTGCGACCTTTTATCGTGCATTCGCATACGGGATTGGCGgaggtaaaaaatatattaacagcACCGGTGCACTATCCACGTTATTGGAGtcataatttcatcgatttgCTGACAAAG CTGCTCTGTGTACATCCCGGCGCACGTATTAGCTCTCAGCAGGAGATACAACAAACACCACTTCTACGACACACGGACTTCAAAAGTATACTCGAGAAAACAACTAAACCACCATTCAAGCCACCTGAGGATCACCTTAATTGTGATCCTTGTTTAGAACTGGAAGAAATGATTGTCGAAACACGACCGCTGCATAAGAAAAAGAAGCGTTTAGCCAAACAGCGATCGGCACAACGTGACAGCGATCCCGAAACGATTCTCATCAAGGAGTTTATAGTTTACAATCGATATAAAGAACTGAAACGAAAGGCTatggaaaagaaagaaaacgaTTGGCAGCGCGAACTCGAACACGCTATGGCGAATTCAATCGTGACTAGTTTAGCGCCAATCCAAGAGAAGCCAACGACGATGCATTTTAGTGGTGATGGTGATAACGACGAGATTGTTGGTGTGACTACGACGGCGACGAATGGAAATGTTACAGCTAGCCACGCGTTGGCCGCAAAACCCAATTCATACGTGCCCATTACTACAACAATAAATGCATTAAGTAGTCACACGCTTTCCACACCAAATACGAGTACAACCATTCTGAGTGGAGCTACAGCGTTGCCACCGCTTTGTACGAAATGCCAACATCACAGCCCAATAATGGGAATAACAACGCCGCCGCAGACCAAAATTCAACTTTCATCGAACATAAAGGATGgcgaaattattgaatttatcgATCGTACACCTTCACCGTCGACATCAAACGCCATTACGTTACGAACGCCAGTGATGACAAGAAAAGCTGACGCAACAGCAAATGCGAATGTGGTGTAG